A genomic region of Nostoc sp. UHCC 0702 contains the following coding sequences:
- a CDS encoding amylo-alpha-1,6-glucosidase: MTPDTLINPEKILLDGKTFIPAEQLPIPEWPCVVSERPQPTLTAKDDDLFLVTDTIGNISGCSLNDGNPSMGLFCCDTRFLSRLELQIEGRSPVLLSSTAEKGFSVSVLCTNPRIEEGLRAETVGIRREIVLNGALFEEIEVSNYSTTTVSFELSISFDADFVDLFEVRGFGREKQGRLLRLAELTPEEEAFLATDGVASVQTQSTEFLTLAYQGLDGLVMESRIQFQYCPPDYFKGYTAVWQLELASHETRKLGYRMNMFTNNTSSSTVSAAYTLPQAKAAELMEEQNWVQQITRISSDKTMFNRVIERAEQDLYLLRQSFGKYKTVSAGVPWFSALFGRDSLITASQTLMLNPQIAKETLMLLAQYQGQNEDDWREEELGKILHELRLGEMARCQEIPHTPYYGTVDATPLWLMLYAEYYTWTHDQETLEQLWPNALAAMEWIDRNAKPTGYLTYYLRSKRGLVNQGWKDSEDCIVDRKGDLANGPIALCEVQAYFYAAKIRLAEIARMKKRLDLADRWLEEARNLKVRFNRDFWMEEEDFCALALDGDGKPVDSITSNPGHCLHLGIFTPEKAYSVAERLRAPDMFNGWGIRTLSSLSPAYNPMGYHIGSVWPHDNSLIAIGLRSLGLIDQALELFQGLFDMTSLQPYQRPPELFCGYERNGDNAPVQYPVACTPQAWATGSVFQLLQMVVNLVPDAQNNCLRIIDPALPESINRLSIHNLQVGTTILDLEFERSGGTTACRVAKKRGNLRVVIEA, from the coding sequence ATGACACCGGATACATTAATCAACCCGGAAAAAATTCTCTTGGACGGAAAAACTTTTATTCCAGCAGAACAATTACCTATCCCGGAGTGGCCTTGTGTTGTGAGTGAAAGACCACAACCAACTTTGACGGCCAAAGATGATGATTTATTTTTGGTGACAGATACAATTGGTAACATTTCGGGCTGTTCCCTCAACGATGGCAACCCCAGTATGGGGCTGTTTTGTTGTGATACGCGATTTCTCAGTCGCTTAGAGTTGCAAATTGAAGGGCGATCGCCTGTACTCCTGAGCAGTACTGCTGAAAAAGGGTTTTCAGTCTCAGTTCTTTGTACCAATCCCAGAATTGAAGAAGGTCTGAGGGCTGAAACTGTAGGAATTCGCCGAGAAATTGTACTCAATGGCGCACTATTTGAAGAAATAGAAGTATCTAACTACAGCACAACCACCGTCAGCTTTGAACTCAGTATCAGTTTTGATGCGGATTTTGTCGATTTATTTGAAGTCCGGGGTTTTGGCAGAGAAAAACAAGGTAGGCTCTTACGCTTAGCGGAACTGACACCAGAAGAAGAAGCATTTTTGGCAACTGATGGCGTTGCATCCGTGCAGACTCAGTCCACTGAATTTTTAACATTAGCCTATCAAGGTCTGGATGGATTGGTAATGGAATCCCGCATCCAATTCCAGTATTGCCCACCAGACTATTTCAAAGGTTACACAGCAGTTTGGCAGCTAGAGTTGGCTTCTCACGAAACTCGCAAGCTGGGCTATCGGATGAACATGTTTACCAATAACACGTCCAGTTCCACTGTCAGTGCAGCGTATACCCTACCACAGGCAAAAGCTGCGGAGTTGATGGAGGAACAAAATTGGGTACAACAAATTACACGTATCAGTTCAGATAAAACCATGTTCAATCGAGTAATTGAACGAGCTGAGCAAGATTTGTATTTGTTACGCCAGTCTTTTGGCAAGTATAAAACTGTCTCCGCTGGAGTGCCTTGGTTTTCTGCTTTGTTTGGGCGTGATTCGCTGATTACAGCTTCCCAAACTCTGATGTTAAATCCGCAAATTGCCAAAGAAACTTTGATGCTTCTGGCACAATATCAAGGTCAAAACGAAGACGACTGGCGCGAGGAAGAACTAGGTAAGATTTTGCACGAGTTGCGGTTGGGGGAAATGGCTCGATGTCAGGAAATTCCCCACACACCCTACTACGGTACAGTTGATGCTACTCCCCTGTGGTTGATGTTGTATGCTGAGTACTACACTTGGACGCACGATCAAGAAACCCTAGAACAACTTTGGCCTAATGCTTTAGCGGCAATGGAGTGGATTGATCGTAATGCCAAACCAACCGGTTATTTGACTTACTACCTTAGATCTAAACGGGGTCTGGTTAACCAGGGATGGAAAGATTCTGAAGACTGTATTGTAGACCGCAAGGGAGACTTAGCTAACGGCCCCATCGCTTTATGTGAAGTCCAAGCTTATTTCTATGCCGCGAAAATACGTTTGGCAGAAATTGCTAGGATGAAGAAACGGCTTGATTTAGCCGATCGCTGGCTTGAAGAAGCCAGAAATCTCAAAGTTCGTTTTAATCGAGATTTCTGGATGGAAGAGGAAGATTTCTGCGCTTTGGCTTTGGATGGAGACGGCAAACCAGTAGACAGTATTACATCTAATCCAGGACACTGTTTGCATTTAGGGATTTTCACACCCGAAAAAGCTTACAGTGTAGCAGAGCGTTTGCGTGCGCCAGACATGTTTAATGGTTGGGGTATTCGTACTCTCAGTAGTTTGTCACCGGCTTACAATCCGATGGGTTATCACATTGGTTCAGTTTGGCCTCATGATAATTCTCTGATTGCCATAGGATTGCGATCGCTGGGTTTAATCGACCAAGCCCTAGAACTGTTTCAAGGTTTGTTTGACATGACTAGCCTACAACCTTATCAACGTCCCCCGGAACTGTTCTGTGGTTACGAACGTAATGGTGATAATGCCCCTGTACAATACCCAGTGGCTTGTACTCCCCAAGCTTGGGCTACTGGTAGTGTATTTCAACTATTGCAAATGGTCGTCAACTTAGTGCCTGACGCTCAAAATAACTGCTTGCGAATTATTGACCCTGCTTTGCCAGAGTCAATTAATCGTCTGTCAATACACAATTTGCAAGTTGGTACCACCATTTTGGATTTAGAATTCGAGCGTTCTGGTGGCACTACCGCCTGTCGCGTAGCTAAAAAACGCGGCAACCTCCGGGTGGTTATCGAAGCTTAA
- a CDS encoding threonine--tRNA ligase, translating into MVQQPMSPNQAPNHREVPAVAPADTSFGSEKPEKMYLPRTSESENLKKIRHTASHVMAMAVQKLFPKAQVTIGPWIENGFYYDFDNPEPFTDKDLKAIQKEMVKIINRKLPVIREEVSREEAQSRIEKIKEPYKLEILADIKEEPITIYHLGSEWWDLCAGPHVENTSELNPKAIELETVAGAYWRGDETKAQLQRIYATAWETPEQLTEYKRRKEEALRRDHKKLGKELGLFIFSDLVGPGLPLWTPKGTLLRSILEDFLKQEQLKRGYLPVVTPHIAKVDLFKTSGHWQKYKEDMFPLMADDEEAAAQEQGFVMKPMNCPFHIQIYKSELRSYRELPMRLAEFGTVYRYEQSGELGGLTRVRGFTVDDSHLFVTPEQLDSEFLSVVDLILSVFNKLQLKNFKARLSFRDPASDKYIGSDEVWDKAEGAIRRAVEQLGMEHFEGIGEAAFYGPKLDFIFSDALEREWQLGTVQVDYNLPERFDLEYVAEDGSRKRPVMIHRAPFGSLERLIGILIEEYAGDFPLWLAPVQARLLPVGEAQLDFTKDVVAKMQALGIRAEVDTSGDRLGKLIRNAEKDKIPVMAVVGAKEVETNSLSIRTRASGELGAISVDEVVEKLQNAIAKFENF; encoded by the coding sequence ATGGTTCAGCAACCGATGTCGCCTAATCAAGCTCCCAATCACAGAGAAGTTCCAGCGGTGGCTCCCGCCGATACTAGCTTCGGATCAGAAAAACCTGAAAAAATGTATTTACCGCGTACCAGCGAGTCGGAAAATTTAAAAAAAATTCGCCATACAGCTTCCCATGTGATGGCTATGGCAGTACAAAAGTTGTTTCCCAAAGCGCAAGTTACAATCGGCCCCTGGATTGAAAATGGCTTTTATTATGACTTTGACAATCCAGAACCATTTACCGACAAGGATCTCAAAGCCATCCAGAAAGAGATGGTAAAGATTATCAATCGCAAACTGCCAGTAATTCGAGAAGAAGTCAGCCGCGAAGAAGCACAAAGCCGCATTGAGAAGATTAAAGAACCTTACAAGTTAGAAATCCTGGCAGACATTAAAGAAGAACCAATCACCATTTACCATTTAGGGAGTGAATGGTGGGATTTGTGTGCTGGGCCCCATGTGGAAAACACCAGCGAATTAAACCCTAAAGCCATTGAACTAGAAACTGTTGCTGGCGCTTATTGGCGTGGGGATGAAACCAAAGCTCAACTACAACGGATTTATGCTACCGCTTGGGAAACTCCAGAACAACTAACAGAGTACAAGCGGCGCAAAGAAGAAGCACTGCGGCGAGATCATAAGAAACTCGGTAAAGAACTGGGATTATTTATATTTTCTGACTTAGTGGGGCCTGGTTTACCCTTGTGGACACCCAAAGGAACTTTGTTAAGGAGTATTTTAGAAGACTTCCTCAAACAGGAACAACTAAAACGCGGTTATTTACCTGTGGTAACGCCCCACATTGCCAAAGTCGATTTATTTAAAACCTCTGGACACTGGCAAAAATATAAAGAAGATATGTTCCCTTTGATGGCAGATGATGAAGAAGCAGCCGCACAGGAACAGGGCTTCGTTATGAAGCCGATGAATTGCCCCTTCCACATCCAAATATATAAGAGTGAGTTGCGTTCGTATCGAGAACTACCCATGCGACTGGCGGAATTCGGCACCGTTTATCGCTACGAACAATCAGGGGAATTAGGCGGGTTAACGCGGGTACGTGGTTTTACCGTGGATGATTCTCATCTTTTCGTTACCCCAGAACAGCTAGATAGCGAGTTCCTCAGTGTTGTAGATTTGATTTTGTCAGTGTTCAATAAATTGCAACTGAAGAACTTTAAAGCTAGACTTAGTTTCCGCGATCCAGCCAGTGATAAGTACATCGGTTCAGATGAAGTTTGGGATAAAGCCGAAGGTGCGATTCGCCGTGCAGTGGAACAACTGGGGATGGAACACTTTGAAGGCATAGGGGAAGCAGCTTTTTATGGCCCCAAACTCGATTTTATCTTCAGTGATGCCTTAGAACGGGAATGGCAATTAGGAACTGTGCAGGTAGATTACAACTTACCAGAACGCTTTGATTTGGAATATGTCGCTGAAGATGGTTCTCGCAAACGTCCAGTGATGATTCACCGTGCGCCTTTTGGTTCCTTGGAACGATTAATTGGCATCTTAATTGAAGAGTACGCGGGTGATTTTCCTTTGTGGTTAGCACCAGTACAAGCGAGATTGCTACCAGTGGGTGAAGCACAGCTAGACTTTACAAAAGATGTAGTAGCAAAGATGCAGGCATTGGGTATCCGTGCAGAGGTGGATACTAGTGGCGATCGCTTAGGTAAACTCATCCGCAACGCCGAAAAAGATAAAATACCAGTAATGGCAGTGGTGGGAGCCAAGGAAGTGGAAACCAACAGCTTGAGTATCCGTACTCGTGCTTCTGGAGAATTGGGTGCTATCTCTGTGGATGAGGTGGTGGAGAAGTTGCAGAATGCGATCGCTAAGTTCGAGAACTTCTAG
- a CDS encoding DUF2605 domain-containing protein has translation MRDSNLPGPDLLKTVLEPLLEDFQYWFTRSREFLETEQLSFMSEQEQSDLLGRIKQAQDELNTAKMLFAATGGQVGIDMATLMPWHHLVKECWSVAIRFRSQHTDGQQQDDR, from the coding sequence ATGCGAGACTCAAACTTACCAGGGCCAGATTTGCTGAAAACGGTTTTAGAACCTCTGCTAGAGGACTTTCAGTATTGGTTCACGCGATCGCGCGAGTTTCTGGAAACAGAGCAACTCTCATTTATGAGTGAACAAGAGCAATCTGACTTGTTAGGGCGCATTAAGCAAGCTCAAGACGAACTAAACACTGCAAAGATGCTGTTTGCTGCTACTGGGGGACAAGTAGGGATTGATATGGCAACATTAATGCCCTGGCATCACTTGGTAAAGGAATGTTGGAGTGTAGCAATACGCTTCCGTTCTCAGCACACCGATGGACAACAGCAAGACGATAGATAA
- a CDS encoding GAF domain-containing protein: protein MSISTSVLSELLQSITYLRPQLYFKASLTALSHAMEDQVLAATLDQPLVIASFQRERYYRQEAHRYQRLALRSNQIYVLSAPETDFRHSSEYYEKIAFEPEDALSQEWHLVVIAENYATCLVCRESLGSIAKNKQTPELGPSLDMDTSRRFEGIWTSERGASLKAAELLLNRILVYRPNLADKIGEAYQRFGIGEKRSNKTANQVAEFACDIDTDPFVQRLVTYLQASQYKLHKAYRSITAQARKERLVNSISTAIRRSLDPHEVLQIAAQELGQHLGTSRCLIYRAQATDDQAIIEHEFLSQGVLSVCGQTWELGNNPLFQEVVQQGEGVGVVDATNDWRVTNSASLSLIAKKFAIRSWLIEPVLYQGRLLGIVELHYCNLPPHQWQAGELDLVKAIATQIGAALIQAEAYANLEDLNQQLEALDRTRSNLIAITGHELRTPLSTIQVCLESLASEPDMPLELQQVMLNTALSDSERMRKLVQDFLTLSNLESGRVEWHPESLTLQECIDLGLSRLRTRSQQEKLPQIKTHISPNLPLVKADGDWLVEVLAKLIDNACKFTPPEGEISIRATRNGSRMVEVTVADTGRGIEPNRLEIVFDRFYQEEGALRRTTSGTGLGLAICRQIVNGWGGEIWAESKGKDQGSKFHFTVPVVQSSQEEKHSKVKSK, encoded by the coding sequence ATGAGCATTTCGACTTCCGTCCTGAGTGAACTGCTACAGTCCATAACCTACCTGCGGCCCCAGCTATATTTTAAGGCTTCATTAACGGCGCTCTCCCACGCGATGGAAGACCAAGTTTTGGCTGCGACTTTAGACCAGCCCCTGGTAATTGCTAGCTTCCAACGAGAGCGATATTATCGCCAAGAAGCTCATCGCTATCAGCGGCTGGCTTTGCGAAGTAATCAAATATACGTTTTATCTGCACCAGAAACGGACTTTAGACACAGTTCGGAATACTATGAAAAGATAGCTTTCGAGCCAGAAGATGCCTTAAGTCAAGAGTGGCATTTGGTAGTGATTGCGGAAAACTATGCTACTTGCCTGGTTTGCCGAGAAAGTCTTGGTTCCATTGCCAAAAATAAGCAAACACCGGAGTTGGGGCCCAGTCTAGATATGGACACATCTCGCAGGTTTGAGGGGATTTGGACATCGGAGAGGGGAGCCAGTCTCAAGGCAGCTGAGTTATTATTAAACAGAATTTTAGTTTACAGGCCGAACTTAGCAGATAAAATTGGGGAGGCATACCAAAGATTTGGCATTGGGGAGAAAAGAAGCAACAAAACAGCCAACCAAGTGGCTGAATTTGCTTGTGACATCGACACTGACCCCTTTGTACAACGCCTAGTGACTTACCTGCAAGCTAGCCAGTACAAATTACACAAAGCTTACCGTTCGATCACTGCCCAAGCCCGCAAAGAACGCTTGGTAAATTCCATTAGTACTGCGATTAGGCGATCGCTCGATCCGCACGAAGTGTTACAAATTGCAGCGCAAGAACTCGGACAACACTTAGGGACTAGTCGCTGTCTGATTTACCGCGCTCAAGCCACAGATGACCAAGCCATAATTGAACATGAGTTTTTGAGCCAGGGTGTTTTATCTGTTTGTGGGCAAACCTGGGAGTTAGGTAATAATCCCCTATTTCAGGAAGTAGTACAACAGGGTGAGGGCGTGGGTGTAGTTGATGCGACGAATGACTGGCGCGTTACTAATTCGGCGTCACTGTCCTTGATTGCGAAAAAGTTTGCAATTCGTTCATGGTTAATAGAACCAGTATTGTATCAGGGACGATTGTTAGGCATCGTGGAGTTGCACTATTGCAATTTGCCACCGCATCAATGGCAAGCAGGAGAGTTAGATTTAGTAAAAGCGATCGCCACCCAAATCGGGGCAGCTTTAATTCAAGCAGAAGCTTATGCTAACCTAGAAGACCTCAACCAACAACTAGAAGCCCTTGACCGTACCCGCAGCAACCTGATAGCTATCACTGGACACGAACTCCGCACTCCCCTATCTACCATTCAAGTTTGTCTCGAAAGTCTCGCCAGCGAACCGGATATGCCCTTAGAGTTACAGCAGGTGATGCTCAACACTGCCCTTTCCGACTCAGAACGAATGCGGAAACTGGTACAAGATTTCTTAACTCTTTCTAACCTAGAAAGTGGTCGAGTGGAATGGCATCCCGAATCCCTGACTTTACAAGAGTGCATAGACTTAGGACTCAGCCGACTTCGCACACGTTCCCAACAAGAAAAGCTACCACAAATCAAAACTCACATTTCCCCAAACCTGCCCTTAGTGAAAGCTGACGGCGATTGGTTAGTAGAAGTACTAGCAAAACTCATCGATAATGCTTGTAAATTTACACCGCCAGAAGGAGAAATCTCCATTAGGGCTACCCGCAACGGCTCGCGCATGGTTGAAGTCACCGTGGCCGATACTGGACGTGGCATCGAACCCAATCGTCTAGAAATAGTTTTTGATCGCTTCTATCAAGAAGAGGGAGCGCTGCGACGTACCACTAGCGGCACTGGTTTAGGATTAGCAATTTGTCGCCAAATTGTCAATGGTTGGGGCGGTGAGATTTGGGCCGAGTCAAAAGGCAAAGACCAAGGCAGTAAGTTTCACTTCACTGTACCTGTTGTTCAAAGTAGCCAAGAGGAAAAGCACTCAAAAGTCAAGAGTAAATAG
- a CDS encoding nucleoside hydrolase → MTNLQNTPIPVIIDTDGGVDDALALIMALNSPQLDIKAITVVAGNIHVDQAANNVLRVLNIVQPHTWPIVAKGCEKPLVKPFFNAAGIHGADGLGELNRFVQADGTARYPQLNIEPSTDNAIDLILKAAQEYGDKLLIVALGPLTNLATAIQQDAAIMKQIGRIVIMGGAVTVPGNITAAAEFNFFVDPHAAQIVMESGIALTLVGLDVAMKAPLPRRVVEDNLQRRPDKLSQFVADCTEIYMAFYRDYEGFYGCYLHDPLAMAVAIDPSLVTTESLYIMVETEGKFTTGLSLADRRDRRDHQTNPPNVEVCLDVDTQRFLKLFAQLG, encoded by the coding sequence ATGACAAACCTCCAAAATACGCCTATCCCAGTGATTATAGATACAGACGGTGGTGTTGATGATGCCCTGGCATTGATTATGGCGTTGAACTCGCCGCAATTGGACATTAAAGCAATTACCGTTGTCGCTGGTAATATCCATGTAGACCAAGCGGCTAATAATGTATTGCGGGTACTGAATATTGTCCAACCGCATACCTGGCCAATTGTTGCCAAAGGCTGCGAAAAACCTTTAGTTAAACCTTTTTTTAATGCGGCGGGGATTCATGGTGCAGATGGGCTAGGTGAATTAAATCGCTTTGTACAAGCTGATGGCACAGCCCGTTATCCTCAACTGAATATCGAACCGTCTACAGACAATGCCATTGATCTAATTCTCAAAGCAGCCCAAGAGTACGGTGACAAGCTGCTAATTGTGGCTTTAGGCCCATTAACCAATCTAGCAACAGCAATTCAACAAGATGCCGCAATCATGAAACAAATAGGGCGGATAGTAATCATGGGTGGGGCTGTCACCGTACCTGGAAATATTACGGCGGCGGCTGAATTTAACTTTTTTGTAGATCCCCATGCGGCTCAAATTGTCATGGAATCAGGGATTGCCTTAACGTTAGTAGGTTTGGATGTAGCGATGAAAGCTCCCCTACCACGCCGAGTGGTGGAAGATAATTTACAGCGTCGTCCTGACAAACTTTCCCAATTTGTTGCCGATTGTACCGAAATTTATATGGCTTTTTATCGTGATTATGAAGGCTTTTACGGCTGTTATTTACACGATCCTTTGGCTATGGCTGTGGCTATCGATCCGAGTTTGGTAACTACTGAATCACTGTATATAATGGTGGAAACTGAAGGAAAATTTACCACCGGCTTATCGCTAGCGGATCGCCGCGATCGCCGAGATCATCAAACCAATCCACCTAATGTAGAAGTTTGTTTAGATGTTGATACCCAACGGTTTTTAAAGCTGTTTGCTCAACTTGGATGA
- a CDS encoding photosystem I reaction center subunit II codes for MAEQLSGKTPLYAGNTGGLLTKANVEEKYAITWTSPKAQVFELPTGGAATMHQGENLLYLARKEQGIALGGQLRKFKITDYKIYRILPNGETTFIHPADGVFPEKVNEGREKVRFVPRRIGQNPSPAQLKFSGKYTYDA; via the coding sequence ATGGCAGAACAACTTTCTGGAAAAACCCCCCTGTATGCCGGCAACACTGGCGGCTTGCTCACCAAAGCAAACGTCGAAGAAAAGTACGCCATCACTTGGACTAGCCCCAAAGCTCAAGTGTTTGAATTGCCTACAGGTGGTGCTGCTACGATGCACCAAGGTGAAAACCTGCTGTATCTAGCTCGTAAAGAACAAGGCATCGCCTTAGGCGGTCAACTCCGGAAATTCAAAATCACGGACTACAAAATTTACCGGATTTTGCCCAACGGAGAAACCACTTTCATTCACCCCGCTGATGGTGTCTTCCCAGAGAAGGTGAACGAAGGTCGCGAAAAAGTGCGTTTTGTCCCACGCAGAATCGGACAAAACCCCAGTCCAGCACAACTAAAGTTTAGTGGTAAATATACCTACGACGCCTAG
- the tnpA gene encoding IS200/IS605 family transposase, with protein MTNSLEPRHNNHSIGNAVVHLVWIPKRRRKVLVNEVAKRVRQIFYDLASYKDWDILALEIAPDHIHLFVEYQPTYAINQIVKFFKGRSSYLLRSEFPDLKKMPSMWTNSYFYSTAGNVSAAVIKKYIEDPHHK; from the coding sequence ATGACTAATTCGTTAGAACCTAGACACAACAATCACTCTATAGGTAACGCTGTCGTTCATCTGGTATGGATACCCAAGCGTAGACGTAAGGTGTTAGTGAATGAAGTAGCTAAACGAGTAAGACAGATATTTTATGATTTAGCTTCATATAAAGATTGGGATATTCTGGCTCTGGAAATAGCACCAGACCACATACATTTATTTGTGGAATATCAACCAACTTACGCGATTAATCAAATAGTTAAATTCTTTAAAGGCAGGTCATCTTATCTGCTTAGAAGCGAGTTTCCAGATTTAAAAAAGATGCCTAGTATGTGGACAAATAGTTATTTTTATTCAACTGCTGGAAATGTTAGCGCGGCAGTAATCAAGAAATATATTGAAGATCCTCACCACAAATAG
- a CDS encoding transposase → MLVLEYKVKAKKHQYDAINEAIRTTKFIRNKAIRYWMDAPKEAKVNKIALNNYSTALRKEFKFVEKLNSMACQSATERAWLAIDRFYQNCQKKVSGKKGYPRFQKDNRSVEYKTSGWALNAIKRRITFTDKKAIGEVKLLGKWDIQTYPVKQIKRVRLLKKADGYYCQFCIDVDVKSESRIANGEIGLDVGLEYFYSDSKGNHEENPRFLSQAEKAIKHAQRQIYKKEKGKNKRRIARQRYQRKHLKVSRQRKEHAMRLARNVCKANALVAYEDLNVKGMVKNHALAKSINDASWSMFRRWLEYFAAIFNSTVVAVNPRMTSQKCSDCGAIVKKSLSTRSHVCSCGCSLQRDVNAAKNILNRGIASLGHKRSNASGVGTSTLIGVSLLEQVLTVNEESPNFTTK, encoded by the coding sequence ATGCTAGTTTTAGAGTACAAAGTTAAAGCTAAGAAGCATCAATATGATGCAATTAACGAAGCTATCCGTACAACTAAATTCATCAGAAATAAAGCTATACGCTACTGGATGGATGCACCAAAAGAAGCCAAAGTTAATAAAATTGCTTTGAATAATTACTCAACAGCATTACGGAAGGAATTTAAATTTGTTGAGAAATTAAATTCAATGGCTTGTCAATCTGCCACTGAAAGAGCGTGGCTAGCCATTGATAGGTTTTACCAGAATTGTCAGAAAAAAGTATCAGGTAAAAAGGGATATCCCAGATTTCAGAAAGATAACCGTTCGGTTGAGTATAAAACGTCAGGATGGGCTTTAAACGCTATCAAAAGACGTATTACCTTTACCGACAAAAAAGCTATAGGTGAGGTTAAATTACTTGGTAAATGGGATATTCAAACTTACCCAGTCAAACAGATTAAGCGTGTTAGATTACTCAAAAAAGCTGATGGTTACTATTGCCAATTCTGCATTGATGTAGACGTTAAATCTGAATCCAGAATTGCTAATGGTGAAATCGGGCTAGATGTGGGTCTTGAATATTTTTACTCAGATTCCAAAGGTAATCATGAGGAAAATCCTAGATTTTTGAGTCAAGCTGAGAAAGCAATTAAACACGCTCAACGTCAAATTTACAAAAAAGAGAAAGGCAAAAACAAACGACGGATAGCCAGACAGAGATATCAAAGGAAGCATTTAAAAGTAAGTAGGCAACGGAAAGAACACGCCATGAGATTGGCGCGTAACGTATGCAAGGCTAACGCCTTAGTAGCCTATGAAGATTTAAATGTTAAAGGTATGGTGAAAAATCACGCTCTTGCCAAGAGTATTAATGATGCTTCTTGGTCAATGTTCCGTCGTTGGTTAGAATATTTTGCGGCTATATTTAACAGTACAGTTGTTGCTGTCAATCCGAGAATGACATCTCAAAAATGCTCAGATTGTGGTGCAATTGTGAAAAAATCCCTCTCAACTCGTAGCCATGTATGCAGTTGTGGCTGTAGTTTACAGAGGGATGTTAATGCTGCAAAAAATATTTTGAATCGCGGCATCGCTAGCTTGGGGCACAAGCGAAGTAACGCTTCAGGAGTCGGAACCTCTACGCTAATTGGCGTAAGCCTGTTAGAGCAAGTTCTGACGGTGAATGAAGAATCCCCCAACTTTACGACTAAGTGA
- a CDS encoding DUF2973 domain-containing protein: MLHLLYILAFTILAFIAVANLIRNLIMFSFDRERPYPPKYSQMGNQGNFGYLSSNKQFIPHPELLDNAGNLIKEPLLVMRSINVEDARQHLDALYEASPGHKSENSEEA, encoded by the coding sequence ATGTTACACCTACTTTACATTCTTGCTTTTACTATTCTTGCCTTTATAGCCGTTGCCAACTTAATTCGCAACTTGATCATGTTCAGTTTTGATCGAGAGCGCCCCTATCCGCCAAAATATTCACAAATGGGCAATCAGGGTAACTTTGGTTATCTCTCATCAAACAAACAATTCATACCACATCCAGAATTGTTGGATAATGCAGGCAACTTAATTAAAGAACCACTGTTGGTTATGCGTTCAATCAACGTTGAAGATGCTCGTCAACATTTAGATGCTCTTTATGAAGCTTCTCCAGGACATAAGAGTGAAAATTCCGAAGAAGCGTAA